The following coding sequences lie in one Treponema sp. OMZ 790 genomic window:
- a CDS encoding polymer-forming cytoskeletal protein, whose product MAEIEKVNLLDLDEEDYDTVLAQDIYFSGKIECKKPFMIKGNVEGFLVSTSDVTIDENSTVKANIRADRVVIKGSVEGNVLADTMVHVFSCGKLIGDVTAPEVVLESGCVFNGICTMTKDSQIGR is encoded by the coding sequence ATGGCAGAAATAGAAAAAGTTAATCTATTGGATTTGGATGAAGAAGATTACGATACGGTTCTGGCCCAAGATATCTATTTTAGCGGCAAGATAGAATGCAAAAAGCCGTTTATGATTAAAGGGAATGTTGAAGGCTTTTTGGTCTCTACAAGCGATGTAACCATTGATGAAAATTCTACCGTAAAAGCCAATATCAGGGCTGACCGTGTTGTAATAAAAGGCTCTGTCGAAGGCAATGTTTTAGCCGACACTATGGTGCATGTTTTTTCTTGCGGAAAACTTATAGGCGATGTTACGGCTCCTGAAGTTGTCCTCGAAAGCGGCTGCGTATTTAACGGTATTTGTACCATGACAAAGGATAGTCAAATTGGAAGGTAA
- the mtaB gene encoding tRNA (N(6)-L-threonylcarbamoyladenosine(37)-C(2))-methylthiotransferase MtaB produces the protein MGNFFSVRIETLGCRLNQVESEALAFRFAECGFDVFSKETELSVLPVKLCIVNTCTVTGKAEQKARRLIRLLLKEHGEAVILVTGCYAELEADAVEKIDERVIAFSGKKKDELDGLAQFLKEICLKNKNIKDEVFNLKENLLIFRNKIYSKETKSDKPFLVKETERRKAMFKLSSPVFFFHSRASLKVQDGCNNACAYCRIRLARGLSVSLPAEEAVRRIIQIEKNGASEVVLSGVNLSQYKDKTYGGFASLLAMLLENTKQIRIRISSMYPECIDENVLKIIENARICPHFHLSVQSGSDKILKAMNRPYREADIRRAVDNLRKAKDNPFIGCDIITGFPSETEEDFLQTFKMCEELKIPGIHVFPFSARPGTTAYSMKPKVPEREAGRRASLLSALSEKNYQEYLASCSGKVFFGVMEKPQKNDNLRIVTENYLTLPLKMNKKTENYKSGEGLFVIVKDGIAYLAD, from the coding sequence ATGGGTAATTTTTTTTCGGTTAGAATAGAAACGCTGGGCTGCCGCTTAAATCAAGTGGAATCGGAAGCTCTTGCTTTCCGCTTTGCTGAATGCGGGTTTGATGTTTTTTCAAAAGAAACGGAGCTTTCGGTTTTGCCTGTAAAACTTTGTATAGTAAATACCTGCACAGTTACTGGAAAGGCTGAGCAAAAAGCGCGTAGACTTATCCGCCTTTTATTAAAGGAACACGGCGAGGCTGTAATCCTTGTTACAGGCTGCTATGCTGAGCTTGAAGCCGATGCTGTCGAAAAAATAGATGAAAGGGTTATAGCTTTTTCGGGCAAAAAAAAAGATGAACTCGACGGTTTAGCTCAATTTTTAAAAGAGATCTGTCTTAAAAATAAAAATATAAAAGACGAAGTTTTTAATCTTAAAGAAAATCTTCTTATATTTAGAAACAAAATATATTCAAAAGAAACCAAATCGGATAAACCTTTTTTGGTAAAGGAAACTGAAAGAAGAAAGGCAATGTTTAAGCTGAGCTCTCCCGTTTTCTTTTTTCATTCGAGGGCCAGTTTAAAGGTTCAAGACGGGTGTAATAATGCTTGTGCTTATTGCAGAATAAGGCTTGCCCGCGGGCTTTCCGTTTCTCTTCCTGCCGAAGAAGCAGTCCGGCGGATAATCCAAATAGAAAAAAACGGAGCTTCAGAGGTTGTTTTGTCGGGTGTAAACCTATCCCAATATAAGGATAAAACCTATGGGGGCTTTGCAAGCCTTTTGGCAATGCTTTTAGAAAATACAAAGCAGATAAGAATTCGCATCTCCAGTATGTATCCCGAATGCATCGATGAAAATGTTCTTAAAATCATAGAAAACGCAAGAATCTGTCCGCATTTTCATCTTTCAGTGCAGTCGGGAAGCGATAAAATTTTAAAAGCCATGAATAGGCCCTATAGGGAGGCCGACATAAGAAGGGCTGTAGATAATTTACGCAAAGCAAAGGATAATCCTTTTATAGGATGCGATATTATTACGGGTTTTCCTTCCGAGACGGAAGAAGATTTTTTACAAACCTTTAAGATGTGCGAGGAGTTGAAGATTCCGGGAATTCATGTTTTTCCGTTTTCGGCCCGTCCCGGAACAACGGCGTATTCGATGAAGCCTAAGGTTCCTGAAAGAGAGGCCGGGAGAAGGGCTTCGCTGCTTTCGGCCTTGAGCGAAAAAAACTATCAAGAATATTTGGCTTCTTGCAGCGGGAAAGTTTTTTTCGGAGTTATGGAAAAACCTCAAAAAAATGATAATTTGAGGATTGTAACCGAAAATTATTTAACTCTTCCTTTAAAAATGAACAAAAAAACCGAAAACTATAAGAGCGGAGAAGGCCTTTTTGTTATAGTAAAAGATGGAATTGCATATCTTGCGGATTAA
- a CDS encoding bifunctional 2-polyprenyl-6-hydroxyphenol methylase/3-demethylubiquinol 3-O-methyltransferase UbiG, translating to MKLYDLIAENYETIFPLEKEKVDFIKTFCKKGKIIDAGCATGELCFTLLNEGFTPTGIDLNIKMISIAQNKIRPSASNIRFKVEDMLNIVKFGQLNAVFCFGNTLPHLKNKNEVFLFFSYIYKSLLGDGVFIFQILNYDKIISEQKVNFKTIENGDFIFKRSYDFAEQERLKFIINFTDKKNNESLSDHTFLLPLKQEFLKESLKKAGFKKIGCYSDYNFTPSDLTEYSTIYAAEK from the coding sequence ATGAAACTTTACGATCTAATTGCAGAAAATTACGAAACAATTTTTCCTCTCGAAAAAGAAAAAGTTGACTTTATTAAAACTTTTTGTAAAAAAGGAAAAATTATCGATGCAGGATGTGCAACGGGAGAGCTTTGTTTTACTCTTTTAAATGAAGGTTTTACACCAACCGGAATAGACCTAAACATAAAAATGATTTCGATTGCACAAAATAAAATAAGACCTTCCGCTTCAAATATAAGATTTAAAGTTGAGGATATGCTCAACATTGTAAAATTCGGGCAACTCAACGCCGTATTCTGTTTCGGCAACACTCTTCCTCACCTAAAAAATAAGAATGAAGTTTTTTTATTTTTTTCTTATATTTATAAAAGCCTTTTAGGAGACGGAGTTTTTATCTTCCAGATATTAAATTACGATAAAATCATTTCAGAACAAAAGGTAAATTTTAAAACAATCGAAAATGGGGATTTTATTTTTAAACGTTCCTATGATTTTGCAGAACAAGAAAGGCTTAAATTTATCATAAACTTTACGGATAAAAAAAATAACGAAAGTCTATCGGATCATACCTTTTTGCTCCCCCTAAAACAGGAATTTTTAAAAGAAAGTTTAAAAAAAGCAGGCTTTAAAAAGATAGGCTGCTATTCTGATTATAATTTTACCCCAAGCGATTTAACGGAATACTCGACAATCTACGCTGCAGAAAAATAA
- a CDS encoding tetratricopeptide repeat protein: MEGKKKKIGSVSKFTLIFFIFSASYLFAQNKPDALVLYKNGRYAEAVAVCEAEIKQTPNNLDSYVVMTWALLADGKYQKTYDMSAAGRKIAQSDPRLIATQAEACYHLGKNSEALKLFQDYISYAPNGVRISSSYYFMGEIYLRMAKYRHADISFSVAVTLDSFNSLWWVRLGYAREQIKEYRYSLEAYNKALSLNKNLIDAQKGRERVLQRF, translated from the coding sequence TTGGAAGGTAAAAAGAAAAAAATTGGTTCCGTATCTAAATTTACTCTGATTTTTTTTATATTTTCTGCATCTTATCTTTTTGCTCAAAATAAACCGGATGCCCTTGTCTTATATAAAAACGGCCGTTATGCTGAAGCTGTTGCCGTATGCGAAGCCGAAATCAAACAGACTCCTAATAATTTGGACAGCTATGTTGTAATGACTTGGGCTCTTTTGGCTGACGGTAAATATCAAAAAACCTATGATATGAGCGCGGCAGGGCGTAAAATTGCACAAAGCGATCCGCGGCTCATCGCGACTCAGGCAGAAGCATGTTATCATTTGGGTAAAAATTCCGAAGCTCTTAAACTTTTTCAAGATTATATTTCTTATGCTCCGAACGGGGTGCGTATTTCTTCCTCTTATTATTTTATGGGCGAAATATATTTAAGAATGGCAAAGTACAGACATGCAGATATTTCTTTTTCGGTAGCCGTCACCCTTGATTCCTTTAACAGCCTTTGGTGGGTTCGTTTGGGTTATGCAAGAGAGCAGATAAAAGAATACCGCTATTCTCTTGAAGCCTACAACAAGGCTCTGAGTTTAAACAAAAATCTCATTGACGCACAAAAAGGGCGTGAAAGGGTATTGCAGCGTTTTTAA
- a CDS encoding alpha-2-macroglobulin: MKSLNLLSKRLFKAAVIFLSVSVFITGCKKSEEALQNAMDDIESVSYGALKRLEPINITFKEEIKHPENLEKACVLTPKASGEWKIIGTNQITFIPSSAYNFKSDLNLNLDVGLLLENTGKKKGISLSFIIAPPEFKLTSGELIPDEKREDIFRFEGIAETDIPENIDAIEKMITAVLSMENTKTNPAVKVSQGDVSNQYKLSIKEIQRKKQIQNLELSWDLKTIGGEGSNAASFTVAALSAFQVTSFSQESGSEIQVNFSDALDSSQDLRGFIKLASNPETPFRYTIDGYKLKIFSQNGVFPDNTRLSILSGIKNSRGKKLETEANFSITVAWEKPSILFTKSGNILPSKDNVSILISTKNIRGIMLEAFQIYDKNMTQFLQVNSIDGDREMHRVGEPVWRQSFDFEWTSSMKNLYIRHSLDISKLVKKFPGGMFELRASFTKKHSMYESPSKSDEFSHLPFPKDISEIENFKNIETDYWNTSDIEDEERYNFWQHRENPNHPAFYLPSYSRHCMATKRVLVSNIGLSAKKDREGKLYITAADLLTAEPMSGVNISLFNFAQKELESGKTDGDGLLMLKNENQAYLIKAEKNGDVNWLPLNSDVLSTSHFQVEGESSKKGVKGYIYGERGVWRPGDDIHLVFILQDLEKNLPKDYPIKFSLEDPLGKKADTKVFTSSVDGFYRIDTKTNPQDKTGTWYARVTAGGKTWSKSIKIESIVPNRLFVNLDPKEKYFSQGYNAAVLAGEWLHGAKAAGLKAEISARYVLNRNPFENYKNYNFINPELRVQQDLNKIWEGTLDSSGKADINLYLSSEAKSPGKLKAVFETRIYEPSGAFSMENKVFDYSPYSRYVGMQIPKSDDEYRDMLHTNKDQTLHFVVLNPDGNPVKESVSLAVNLYKLEWYWWWERDEESVNYTNSRYTRHIKNWNVSSKGGKAELNMKVNDGDWGRYLIVVSDPDGGHSSAQVVYFDWEGWASRRTSEESSDSILMLTPDKNKYYADDTAEITFPGYKGAKALVTLEKNGKVLKQEWIKSKGNIFSYKIKIDPSMAPNIYAHVSLIQEHSQTKNSLPIRMYGITPIMVENKLSRINPVIKAEPSYEPNSKVSFTVSEEKGRPMTFTVAVVDEGLLGLTAFHTGNPWDSFYKKESSQIASWDIYKYVIGAHSGMIESILSVGGGGFIDNKTSKNAERFKPIVYFFGPFEIKAKEKKTIEFDLPQYIGALRIMAVAGKDGAYGIKEETVKIKSDLIVMPTLPRTMGIGETIEVPVTVFNGTSSEKKAKVILKSEGAVSSNETKELRIPANSDSSVFFTVKTDKGGIAKFTAEASASGISKTAKAVTEIDVLSRGTPYSTVELINIEAGKTFAKTVQLKGENGTKSLSVEMSQMPALGLENRLAYLLGYPYGCIEQITSKAFPQLYLNTVTELDQTEIDKAKSNVSSVLNRYINYQLRSGGFSYWPDGGYESPWATNYAGHFMVEAKKAGYEVNDSIYQSWLSHQIETAKNWAGTYVDSMETQAYRLYTLALAGKAEIGAMNRLKNMEQNLNSVSRAFLANAYSLAGHSNTAKTMLEKLYEPTTVYRSTGGNFSSNIRDLALILNAYTTVGETAKTTNLISKLAKISSSDDWLSTQETAWILLALAPHYAFDKNKSVSYEIVTEANVIKNKLNNTSKLHKIPVNTETAKKIEIKNTGNAPIFAAINTAGKLNPGTETRIEENLRLNLVYRNEDGQEVSPEALKKGQRFKMSVRIHNKTQGALENLTLSIPIPTGWEITNTRLGGDDDTDSEDKRNTRQLYDFQDLKDTHIYTHFALEGYGTKDFEFTGTVTYGGEYYIPAIFVEAMYDYAYRAILPGTRIKAFE, translated from the coding sequence ATGAAAAGTTTAAACCTCTTATCAAAACGGCTTTTTAAAGCTGCTGTTATTTTTTTGTCGGTATCGGTTTTTATTACCGGTTGTAAAAAAAGTGAAGAAGCCTTGCAAAATGCAATGGATGATATTGAAAGTGTAAGCTATGGAGCTTTAAAACGGCTTGAGCCTATCAATATCACATTCAAGGAAGAGATAAAACATCCGGAAAACCTTGAAAAAGCTTGTGTTTTAACGCCTAAGGCTTCAGGTGAATGGAAAATAATAGGTACAAATCAAATTACCTTTATTCCGTCATCGGCCTATAATTTTAAATCTGACCTTAACTTAAATTTGGATGTAGGACTCCTCCTCGAAAATACGGGAAAGAAAAAAGGAATCAGCCTCTCATTCATAATAGCTCCTCCCGAATTTAAACTTACATCGGGGGAACTCATACCCGATGAAAAAAGGGAAGATATTTTCAGATTTGAAGGAATAGCCGAAACCGATATTCCCGAAAACATCGATGCAATCGAAAAAATGATTACTGCCGTTTTAAGCATGGAAAACACAAAAACAAACCCTGCCGTAAAGGTAAGTCAAGGAGATGTATCCAATCAATATAAGCTAAGCATAAAAGAGATACAGAGAAAAAAACAAATCCAAAATTTAGAACTTTCATGGGACTTAAAAACTATAGGAGGCGAAGGCTCCAATGCTGCAAGCTTTACGGTCGCAGCCCTATCGGCTTTTCAAGTAACTTCATTTTCACAAGAGAGCGGAAGCGAAATACAGGTAAATTTTTCGGATGCTTTGGATTCTTCACAAGATTTAAGAGGTTTTATAAAACTTGCTTCTAATCCCGAAACTCCTTTTAGATACACAATTGACGGATACAAACTTAAAATATTTTCACAAAACGGAGTTTTTCCGGATAATACCCGCCTTTCCATCCTATCCGGTATAAAGAATTCAAGAGGGAAAAAACTTGAGACGGAAGCAAATTTTTCCATTACGGTCGCTTGGGAAAAGCCCAGCATCCTTTTTACAAAGTCAGGAAATATTCTTCCATCAAAAGACAATGTTTCTATATTGATTTCTACAAAAAACATCAGAGGAATCATGCTTGAAGCCTTTCAAATTTACGATAAAAACATGACACAATTCCTTCAGGTAAATTCCATAGACGGCGACCGCGAAATGCATCGAGTAGGAGAACCCGTTTGGAGACAGAGCTTTGATTTTGAATGGACGAGCTCAATGAAAAACCTATATATCAGGCATTCACTGGATATAAGTAAGCTGGTAAAAAAATTCCCCGGAGGAATGTTTGAACTCCGTGCAAGTTTTACAAAAAAACACAGCATGTACGAATCCCCCTCAAAGAGTGACGAGTTTTCTCATCTGCCCTTCCCCAAGGATATAAGCGAAATAGAAAACTTTAAAAACATTGAAACCGATTATTGGAACACTTCGGACATAGAAGACGAAGAACGATACAACTTTTGGCAGCACAGAGAAAATCCTAATCACCCGGCTTTCTATCTTCCTTCGTACAGTAGACATTGTATGGCAACGAAGAGAGTTTTGGTTTCAAACATAGGTTTATCGGCAAAAAAAGACAGAGAGGGAAAACTATATATAACTGCCGCCGATCTATTAACGGCAGAACCTATGAGCGGCGTAAACATAAGCTTATTCAATTTTGCTCAAAAAGAATTGGAATCAGGAAAAACCGACGGCGACGGACTTTTGATGCTCAAAAACGAAAACCAAGCCTACCTTATCAAAGCCGAAAAAAACGGAGACGTAAACTGGCTTCCTCTTAATTCCGATGTACTTTCTACAAGTCATTTTCAGGTAGAAGGAGAATCTTCAAAAAAAGGAGTTAAAGGTTATATTTACGGAGAACGCGGAGTTTGGAGACCCGGAGACGATATCCACTTGGTTTTTATCTTACAGGATTTGGAAAAGAACCTTCCTAAAGACTATCCCATCAAATTCAGTCTTGAAGATCCATTAGGCAAAAAAGCAGATACCAAGGTATTTACCTCCTCGGTAGACGGTTTTTACAGAATAGACACAAAAACAAATCCTCAAGACAAAACCGGTACATGGTATGCAAGGGTTACGGCAGGCGGAAAGACATGGTCTAAGAGCATAAAGATAGAGAGCATAGTACCAAACCGTCTTTTTGTAAATCTTGATCCTAAAGAAAAATATTTTTCGCAAGGTTATAATGCTGCAGTACTTGCAGGCGAATGGCTCCATGGAGCAAAGGCTGCAGGTCTGAAGGCCGAAATTTCAGCCCGATATGTATTAAACCGCAATCCTTTTGAAAATTATAAAAACTATAACTTTATAAATCCCGAGCTCCGAGTACAACAAGACTTAAATAAAATTTGGGAGGGAACCTTAGATTCATCAGGAAAGGCCGATATCAATCTTTACCTTTCATCCGAGGCTAAATCTCCCGGAAAACTAAAGGCGGTTTTTGAAACAAGAATATACGAACCGTCCGGCGCCTTCTCAATGGAAAACAAGGTCTTCGACTACTCTCCCTATTCGCGATATGTCGGAATGCAGATTCCCAAAAGCGATGATGAGTATCGAGATATGCTTCATACCAATAAAGATCAAACCTTGCACTTTGTGGTTTTAAATCCCGATGGAAATCCCGTAAAAGAAAGCGTATCCCTGGCCGTTAACCTTTATAAACTCGAATGGTATTGGTGGTGGGAACGGGATGAAGAAAGTGTAAACTATACAAATTCAAGATACACCCGTCACATAAAGAACTGGAATGTTTCGTCAAAAGGCGGAAAGGCCGAATTGAATATGAAGGTCAACGATGGCGATTGGGGCCGGTATTTGATTGTGGTTTCGGATCCGGACGGAGGACACAGCTCTGCTCAGGTTGTATACTTTGACTGGGAAGGCTGGGCAAGCAGAAGAACATCGGAAGAGTCAAGCGATTCAATTTTGATGCTCACTCCGGATAAAAACAAATACTATGCCGACGACACTGCCGAAATTACATTCCCCGGATATAAGGGAGCAAAAGCTCTGGTAACCTTAGAAAAAAACGGCAAGGTCTTAAAACAAGAATGGATAAAATCCAAGGGAAATATCTTCTCGTACAAGATAAAAATAGATCCTTCAATGGCACCGAACATCTATGCTCATGTAAGTTTAATACAGGAACACAGTCAAACAAAAAACAGTCTCCCCATAAGAATGTACGGTATAACGCCCATAATGGTTGAAAATAAATTATCGAGAATCAACCCCGTGATAAAGGCTGAACCGAGCTACGAACCTAACAGCAAGGTTTCGTTTACGGTAAGCGAAGAAAAAGGAAGACCAATGACCTTTACAGTTGCTGTTGTAGATGAAGGTTTATTAGGCCTTACAGCTTTTCACACGGGAAACCCATGGGACAGCTTTTACAAAAAAGAATCTTCTCAAATTGCCTCTTGGGATATTTACAAATACGTAATCGGAGCTCACAGCGGAATGATAGAGTCGATTCTTTCGGTAGGAGGCGGAGGCTTTATAGACAATAAGACCTCAAAGAATGCTGAACGCTTTAAACCGATAGTATACTTCTTCGGGCCCTTTGAAATAAAGGCAAAGGAAAAGAAAACAATCGAATTCGATCTTCCTCAATACATCGGAGCCTTGCGCATTATGGCAGTTGCAGGCAAGGACGGAGCCTACGGTATAAAAGAAGAAACCGTAAAGATAAAAAGCGATCTTATCGTAATGCCGACCCTTCCCCGAACCATGGGCATAGGAGAAACAATCGAAGTTCCCGTAACCGTATTTAACGGAACATCTTCAGAAAAAAAAGCTAAGGTAATCCTAAAGAGCGAGGGAGCCGTAAGCTCAAATGAAACAAAAGAATTAAGAATCCCTGCAAATTCCGACTCTTCCGTTTTCTTTACGGTAAAAACGGATAAGGGAGGCATCGCAAAATTCACGGCGGAAGCCTCGGCCTCAGGTATTTCAAAAACGGCAAAAGCCGTAACCGAAATCGATGTACTTTCCAGAGGAACGCCCTACTCCACAGTTGAGCTTATAAATATCGAAGCCGGAAAAACCTTTGCAAAAACCGTCCAGCTAAAGGGCGAAAACGGAACAAAGAGTTTAAGTGTCGAAATGTCTCAAATGCCGGCCCTCGGCCTTGAAAACCGATTGGCCTATCTTTTAGGCTATCCTTACGGCTGTATAGAACAGATCACTTCCAAGGCCTTCCCGCAGTTATACCTAAACACGGTGACGGAATTGGATCAAACAGAGATAGACAAGGCTAAGAGCAATGTAAGCTCCGTACTAAACCGCTACATAAACTATCAGCTTAGGTCAGGCGGATTCAGCTATTGGCCTGACGGAGGATATGAAAGTCCTTGGGCTACAAACTACGCAGGCCACTTTATGGTAGAAGCCAAAAAAGCGGGCTATGAGGTAAATGACAGCATTTATCAAAGCTGGCTTTCTCATCAGATAGAGACTGCAAAAAATTGGGCCGGAACCTATGTAGACAGCATGGAAACACAAGCCTACCGCCTCTACACCCTCGCCCTCGCAGGCAAAGCCGAAATAGGAGCTATGAACCGCTTAAAAAATATGGAGCAAAACCTTAACTCGGTATCAAGGGCCTTCCTTGCAAATGCTTACAGCCTTGCAGGCCACAGCAATACGGCCAAGACCATGCTCGAAAAACTCTACGAGCCGACTACAGTTTATAGAAGCACGGGCGGAAACTTTTCGTCGAACATCAGAGACCTCGCCCTAATCTTAAATGCCTACACCACAGTCGGCGAAACCGCAAAGACGACAAACCTTATTTCGAAACTTGCAAAAATTTCTTCAAGCGATGATTGGCTTTCAACACAGGAAACGGCTTGGATTCTTTTAGCCCTCGCTCCTCACTATGCCTTTGATAAGAATAAGAGTGTAAGCTACGAAATTGTAACCGAAGCAAATGTCATCAAAAACAAATTGAACAATACTTCAAAGCTCCATAAGATTCCTGTAAATACCGAAACGGCAAAAAAGATCGAAATTAAAAATACGGGAAATGCCCCTATCTTTGCCGCAATCAACACGGCAGGCAAACTCAATCCGGGAACTGAAACACGCATTGAAGAAAACCTAAGACTTAACCTTGTCTATAGAAATGAAGACGGGCAGGAAGTTTCTCCTGAAGCTCTTAAAAAAGGACAGAGATTTAAGATGAGCGTAAGAATTCACAATAAGACTCAAGGAGCTCTTGAAAACCTTACCCTTTCAATCCCCATCCCGACAGGCTGGGAGATTACAAACACAAGGCTGGGAGGCGATGACGATACGGATTCGGAAGACAAACGTAACACAAGACAATTATACGACTTCCAAGATTTAAAAGATACCCATATTTACACACACTTTGCCTTGGAGGGCTACGGCACAAAGGACTTTGAGTTTACGGGAACCGTAACATATGGAGGAGAATACTATATACCGGCAATCTTTGTCGAAGCAATGTACGATTACGCATATAGAGCAATCCTCCCCGGCACAAGGATCAAGGCTTTTGAGTAA
- a CDS encoding ankyrin repeat domain-containing protein encodes MHIDEFIKAAKKNNAELIKAYLQNGFDINTQDKDGFTAVMEAAEFGYKDLFWFLIEKGADVLIKADYNFSIIHAVGLGGDKKMLDYVISKGVYIDEKITGGEQDGMTIKDYALLAKNEELNNYLKSL; translated from the coding sequence ATGCACATTGACGAATTTATAAAAGCTGCAAAAAAGAACAATGCTGAACTTATAAAAGCTTATTTACAAAACGGCTTTGATATTAATACTCAAGACAAGGACGGATTTACGGCTGTTATGGAAGCAGCCGAATTCGGCTATAAGGACTTGTTTTGGTTTTTAATCGAAAAAGGAGCAGATGTTTTAATTAAAGCAGATTATAATTTTTCGATAATTCACGCCGTCGGTTTAGGCGGCGACAAAAAAATGCTTGACTATGTAATCTCAAAAGGTGTCTACATAGATGAAAAAATTACAGGCGGAGAGCAGGACGGCATGACAATAAAAGACTATGCTCTTTTGGCAAAAAATGAAGAATTAAATAATTACTTAAAATCTTTATAA
- the brnQ gene encoding branched-chain amino acid transport system II carrier protein, which yields MSKKTNDIIVIGFALFAMFLGAGNLIFPPTLGHLSGKDWIFSLLGFLVTGVGMPVLGIISMGKCDGHLSNFTKNINQLFGTFFIIFVMLIIGPLFAIPRTAATTYEIAIRPNFGISSVLSSFIFFAITLFFVLTPNNVIDRVGKFLTPALIIVLGLLVIKGIVTPIGRPSEPSVDKIFLRGFKEGYQTMDALGSMILATIVISSINAKGYTDKKSLLKMTIWTGLIACIGLGLVYGGLVYVGATGSAVLPDNLSRTEIVVQSSQLLWGRGGQIVLGLAIGLACLTTSIGLTATAGEYFSERFKDDISYRATVIIICVVSFFLSNFGVDNIISIAGPILEVIYPVAIVLIVLNLFSEFIPNKYFFHGAVIGTLSISILQGWVAAQELINNLLIKLEAFPAMDQVGLSFNTTINVLKSLPFEGIGFPWVLPALGVSLLFGFGYIIMQKTEKAPSMKGDSQKKDE from the coding sequence ATGAGCAAAAAGACCAACGATATTATTGTTATAGGTTTTGCTTTATTCGCCATGTTTTTAGGAGCCGGAAACCTGATATTTCCTCCTACTTTGGGACATTTGTCGGGAAAGGACTGGATTTTTTCCCTTTTAGGCTTTTTGGTAACCGGTGTAGGTATGCCGGTTTTGGGTATAATATCTATGGGGAAATGTGACGGTCATCTTTCCAACTTTACCAAAAACATAAATCAACTATTCGGAACCTTCTTTATCATCTTTGTTATGCTTATAATAGGTCCTCTTTTTGCTATTCCGAGAACTGCTGCTACCACCTATGAGATAGCGATTAGGCCGAACTTCGGAATAAGCTCTGTTTTATCGTCCTTCATATTCTTTGCGATTACCCTTTTCTTTGTTTTAACACCCAATAATGTTATAGACAGGGTGGGAAAGTTTTTGACTCCTGCATTGATAATTGTGCTGGGGCTTTTGGTTATAAAGGGCATTGTTACTCCTATCGGCAGACCCTCAGAGCCTTCTGTTGACAAGATATTTTTGAGAGGGTTTAAAGAAGGTTACCAAACTATGGATGCCTTAGGCTCCATGATATTGGCCACCATAGTTATTTCAAGTATCAATGCAAAAGGCTACACTGATAAAAAATCGCTTTTAAAGATGACCATATGGACGGGACTCATTGCCTGTATAGGTTTAGGTCTCGTTTACGGCGGCCTTGTTTATGTAGGGGCTACAGGAAGTGCAGTTTTACCGGATAATCTTTCACGAACTGAAATTGTAGTTCAGTCCAGTCAACTGTTATGGGGAAGGGGAGGTCAAATAGTTTTAGGTTTAGCCATAGGTTTGGCATGTTTGACTACCTCAATAGGTTTGACAGCTACTGCCGGAGAATATTTTTCTGAAAGATTTAAGGATGATATAAGCTATCGTGCAACAGTCATTATTATCTGTGTTGTAAGCTTTTTCCTTTCAAACTTCGGTGTAGATAATATCATCTCGATTGCAGGTCCGATTCTTGAAGTTATCTATCCTGTGGCAATTGTTTTAATAGTTTTAAATTTATTTTCAGAATTTATACCGAACAAATATTTCTTTCATGGTGCAGTAATCGGTACTCTTTCAATAAGTATTCTCCAAGGCTGGGTCGCAGCTCAAGAGCTTATCAATAATTTGCTTATTAAACTTGAAGCCTTCCCTGCAATGGATCAAGTGGGGTTGAGTTTTAATACCACAATTAATGTATTAAAAAGTCTCCCCTTTGAAGGTATAGGATTTCCTTGGGTGCTTCCGGCTCTAGGAGTTTCTCTTTTATTCGGTTTCGGTTATATAATTATGCAAAAAACCGAAAAGGCTCCCTCAATGAAGGGAGACTCTCAAAAAAAGGATGAGTAA